In Odontesthes bonariensis isolate fOdoBon6 chromosome 6, fOdoBon6.hap1, whole genome shotgun sequence, one genomic interval encodes:
- the kank1a gene encoding KN motif and ankyrin repeat domain-containing protein 1a isoform X2, with translation MIADSVVFATCVLWQEVRMRVTEKAQRCPSTGDEKDSVAPYYVETPYGYQLDLDFLKYVDDIERGNTIKKLSIQRKPKVARPLAPRGSTGGASTHGEWTSTDSLSSSNSDEKPSPVFFTSRPQDAAPLTPTLSRSACDVPLHQSYSGVAEQKQLLPPPSPRFAARHNPLVEKTLMETRHRLEQERLLMQPHTEPLMPRRRLASFGGMGSNSSLSSYSGSIATSQISPSTHQPLPLNGHLSNGEHNPYYPPSMGSSIRHSPMSSGMATPVTNVSPLHLQQIREQMVVALKRLKELEEQVKTIPILQVKIAVLQEEKRQLAAQSKNQGPGGFRKRSYSVGSADQMENTGPIQKETELHIMEPEAQEQSTQRLEEFRRLAAEVQALEKTTNSIPETEPQNFRQSRAHQKSIGVVTDENMNNLSAAQKKWQKERCLRDVGVVTECLETRSAAVVVTEAMLGVTSEADKEIELQQQTIEALKEKIYRLEVQLKETTHEMEMGKLKLELQAAGGSNKKKADKGFMVRPEMYHACVEAKVQMRSQGVGDHLEFSHVGADQTLQTHSIGVSCVPSMQSVATGPEIPMHQWVVRERVQVTDQCVGRRVETCHQQVGMELSVCEVGVNTEETVDSLALSRAMTELSKVSRSVGCGDCSVDVIVGPVVTLVSQGTDTECVCKVDCGVMAAPDSATQQTNTEAGVASKSTNTQTADVTDSFTDMGLVTCEKHTNTAATETRTVAAGEGLVKDALTTAKTRSIAVGTITDVTSLLSKSISAKTKECGVGPVSIHDNFLIGLKTRNIACGPSQPAECVTETSSKEAVEVKAEVAAAPLQAQDGVGLDHYIERVQKLLQEQQMLLAENYSELADAFGQPQSQFGSINSQLVSTLSSINSVMKYGSVEDILKLQSDSSKEGAQQLQTPTVESEWSRMERSSSGPTAADTPAQLQQISAAEQKSRMDLQMSTALHGEPCSQNTLKSIMKKKDGRPDSGGTKKNLQFVGVNGGYETTSSDDSSSEESSSSGSEEEDEDEEKEYGGEEGHENVEGRKNREEFQTEGAEDVDKKDEEESPEKKRERYELSEKMPAACNVLKTHLSDPKAVSSKDLRACVNTVQLEWFRVSSQKAAMAAMVEDYLRAFEAISPAVLRHIVNMADGNGNTALHYSVSHSNFQVVKKLLDADMCNVNQQNKAGYTPIMLAALAAVETPKDMCIVEELFSKGDVNARASQAGQTGLMLAVSHGRMDMVRALLAHGADVNIQDDEGSTALMCASEHGHVEIVKLLLAQSGCDATLSDSDESNALSIALEAGHKDIAVLLYAHVNFSKAQSPGTPRLGRKTSPSPTRRGMFD, from the exons ATGATCGCAGACTCAGTCGTGTTTGCTACCTGCGTGCTGTGGCAGGAAGTTAGAATGAGAGTTACAG AAAAAGCACAAAGATGCCCGAGCACCGGAGATGAGAAGGACTCTGTGGCCCCGTACTACGTTGAAACTCCCTACGGTTACCAGTTAGACCTGGATTTCCTCAAATATGTCGACGACATTGAGAGGGGCAACACTATTAAGAAGCTGAGCATCCAGAGGAAGCCCAAAGTGGCCAGACCCTTGGCCCCTCGGGGCAGCACCGGCGGGGCCAGCACTCATGGTGAATGGACCTCCACAGACTCTCTGTCCTCTTCCAACAGCGACGAAAAGCCGTCCCCAGTATTCTTCACCTCCAGGCCCCAGGACGCCGCTCCTCTGACCCCCACCCTCTCCCGGTCCGCCTGTGACGTCCCCCTGCATCAGTCCTACTCGGGTGTTGCGGAGCAGAAGCAGCTCCTCCCGCCGCCATCGCCCAGGTTTGCCGCTCGTCACAACCCCCTGGTGGAGAAAACCCTGATGGAGACCCGTCATCGGCTGGAACAGGAGCGCCTGCTCATGCAGCCACACACCGAGCCTCTGATGCCCCGCCGCCGTCTTGCCAGCTTTGGCGGCATGGGCTCCAACAGCTCGCTGTCGTCTTACTCGGGCTCCATTGCCACAAGCCAGATTTCCCCCAGCACCCACCAACCTCTTCCCCTAAACGGACACCTGTCTAACGGAGAGCATAACCCTTACTACCCCCCATCCATGGGCAGTTCCATCCGCCACAGCCCCATGAGCTCTGGCATGGCCACCCCGGTGACTAACGTCAGCCCACTGCACCTGCAGCAAATCCGAGAGCAGATGGTTGTGGCCCTGAAGAGGCTGAAAGAGTTGGAGGAGCAGGTGAAAACCATTCCTATCTTACAGGTGAAGATTGCTGTTCTGCAGGAGGAGAAAAGACAGCTGGCTGCTCAGTCGAAAAATCAAGGCCCCGGCGGCTTCCGCAAGCGCTCCTACAGCGTGGGTAGCGCCGACCAAATGGAGAACACGGGGCCAATCCAAAAAGAAACGGAGCTGCACATCATGGAGCCAGAAGCCCAGGAGCAGAGCACTCAGCGGTTGGAGGAATTCAGGCGCCTGGCCGCCGAGGTCCAAGCTCTGGAGAAGACGACCAATAGCATACCTGAAACAGAGCCTCAAAACTTCAGGCAAAGCCGAGCCCACCAGAAGTCCATTGGTGTGGTTACTGATGAAAATATGAACAACCTTTCCGCTGCTCAGAAGAAGTGGCAAAAAGAACGTTGTCTCCGGGATGTGGGAGTGGTGACGGAGTGTCTGGAGACGCGGAGCGCTGCGGTGGTGGTGACGGAGGCCATGCTGGGTGTGACCAGTGAAGCGGACAAAGAGATTGAGCTCCAGCAGCAAACCATCGAAGCCCTGAAGGAGAAGATCTACCGGCTGGAGGTGCAGCTTAAAGAAACGACTCATGAGATGGAGATGGGAAAGCTAAAGCTGGAGCTCCAAGCAGCTGGAGGGTCGAACAAGAAAAAAGCGGACAAAGGTTTCATGGTCAGGCCGGAGATGTACCACGCCTGCGTGGAGGCCAAAGTTCAGATGCGCAGCCAGGGAGTGGGCGATCATCTGGAGTTCAGCCACGTTGGCGCAGATCAAACTCTGCAGACCCACTCCATAGGAGTGTCCTGTGTGcccagcatgcagagcgttgcCACAGGACCGGAGATCCCAATGCACCAGTGGGTGGTGCGTGAACGTGTGCAGGTAACAGACCAGTGTGTGGGGAGGCGGGTGGAGACGTGCCACCAGCAGGTAGGCATGGAGCTGAGTGTTTGCGAGGTGGGGGTGAACACAGAGGAGACGGTGGACAGCCTGGCCCTCAGCAGAGCCATGACAGAGCTGAGCAAAGTGTCCCGATCGGTTGGCTGTGGGGACTGTTCAGTGGATGTGATCGTTGGTCCCGTCGTGACGTTGGTGTCGCAAGGAACCGACACCGAATGTGTGTGTAAGGTGGACTGTGGAGTTATGGCTGCTCCTGATTCAGCAACTCAGCAGACCAACACCGAGGCAGGAGTCGCGAGCAAGTCAACCAACACACAAACAGCCGACGTAACGGACTCGTTCACTGACATGGGGCTGGTCACTTGTGagaagcacacaaacacagcagcgACTGAAACCAGGACAGTGGCTGCCGGGGAGGGACTCGTCAAAGATGCTCTTACGACGGCAAAGACTCGTTCCATCGCTGTCGGAACCATCACAGATGTGACGTCACTTCTCAGCAAGTCAATCTCAGCTAAAACCAAAGAATGTGGGGTGGGGCCAGTTAGCATCCATGACAACTTCTTGATTGGTTTAAAAACCAGAAACATAGCATGTGGCCCGTCCCAGCCAGCTGAATgtgttacagaaaccagcagcaagGAGGCTGTGGAGGTGAAGGCCGAGGTGGCGGCGGCGCCGTTGCAGGCGCAGGACGGCGTCGGACTGGATCATTACATCGAGAGGGTGCAGAAGCTGCTGCAGGAGCAGCAGATGCTGCTAGCAGAGAACTACAGCGAGCTGGCGGATGCTTTTGGCCAGCCTCAGTCCCAGTTCGGGTCCATCAACAGTCAGCTGGTGAGCACACTCTCCTCCATCAACTCGGTCATGAAGTATGGAAGCGTTGAGGACATCCTGAAGCTGCAGTCAGACTCCAGCAAAG AGGGCGCTCAGCAGCTCCAGACACCAACTGTGGAGTCGGAGTGGTCACGGATGGAGAGATCTTCTTCAGGCCCGACGGCAGCGGACACACCTGCACAGCTGCAGCAAATCAGCGCAGCCGAGCAGAAGAGCCGCATGGACCTGCAGATGTCCACAGCACTTCATG GAGAGCCGTGCAGTCAGAACACCCTGAAATCCATCATGAAGAAGAAAGATGGCCGGCCGGACTCCGGCGGCACCAAGAAGAACCTGCAGTTCGTCGGAGTGAACGGAGG ATATGAAACCACGTCAAGCGACGACTCCAGCTCGGAGGAAAGCAGCTCCTCCGGctcagaggaagaggatgaagatgaggagAAGGAGTATGGAGGAGAGGAGGGGCACGAGAATGTGGAGGGGAGGAAAAACAGGGAGGAGTTCCAAACAGAGGGAGCAGAGGATGTGGATAAGAAGGATGAAGAGGAAAGTccagagaagaaaagagagag GTACGAGTTAAGCGAGAAGATGCCGGCTGCATGCAACGTCCTCAAAACTCACCTCAGTGACCCGAAGGCTGTGAGCAGTAAAGATCTG AGAGCCTGTGTCAACACGGTGCAGCTGGAGTGGTTCCGTGTGTCCAGCCAGAAGGCGGCGATGGCGGCAATGGTGGAGGACTACCTGAGGGCCTTTGAAGCGATCTCGCCGGCCGTGCTGCGGCACATTGTCAACATGGCCGACGGCAACGGCAACACGGCGCTGCACTACAGCGTGTCGCACTCCAACTTCCAGGTGGTGAAGAAGCTGCTGGATGCCG acATGTGTAACGTGAACCAGCAGAACAAGGCTGGGTACACGCCCATCATGCTCGCTGCGTTGGCTGCCGTGGAAACGCCCAAGGACATGTGTATTGTGGAGGAGCTCTTCAGCAAGGGTGACGTGAACGCCCGAGCCAGTCAG GCCGGTCAGACGGGCCTGATGCTGGCGGTCAGTCACGGCAGGATGGACATGGTTCGGGCCCTCCTGGCTCACGGGGCCGACGTCAACATCCAGGACGACGAGGGCTCCACGGCGCTGATGTGTGCCAGCGAACACGGCCACGTCGAGATCGTCAAACTGCTGCTGGCGCAGTCCGGCTGTGACGCCACGCTCAGCGACAGC GATGAGAGCAATGCTCTGTCCATCGCTCTGGAAGCGGGTCACAAAGACATCGCAGTGTTGCTGTATGCGCATGTCAACTTCTCCAAAGCCCAGTCACCA GGAACGCCTCGACTGGGCAGAAAGACTTCACCGAGTCCCACTCGGAGGGGCATGTTCGATTAG